A segment of the Candidatus Synechococcus calcipolaris G9 genome:
CGGCCCGGGAAACCGACTGTACCCAGCGTATGTTCTGGAAAAAGGTTAAAGCCGCCATCGATGCTCAATCGCTCCTGCTATGATCATCCTAGGACGCAGCAAAGGCAGCTAAATCTTTATTTTTGCCTAGCCACGATGATTGCATTGTGAATGATTAAATTGTAAACAATATCTATCTTAAAAGTTGAGTACAGGAATGAGCCAGGGCACACTATTCGATAAAGTTTGGCAGCAGCACACCGTCGCCACATTACCTTCGGGGCAAACCCAACTTTTTATCGGTCTCCATCTCATTCACGAAGTCACCAGTCCCCAGGCCTTTGCCATGATTCGTGAGCGGGGTCTCAAGGTTTTGTATCCCGATCGCACCGTCGCCACCGTTGACCATATTGTGCCGACCATTGATCAATCCCGACCCTTAGCGGATAGCCTGGCGGAAGAAATGCTCCAGGTGCTAGAAAAAAATTGCCAGGAGTACCATATTCGCTTTTTTGGCATCGGTTCGGGCCATCAGGGGATTGTCCATGTGATTGCCCCGGAACAGGGCTTAACCCAACCGGGCATGACCATTGCCTGTGGAGATAGCCACACCTCAACCCATGGTGCCTTTGGGGCGATCGCCTTTGGCATTGGTACCAGTCAAGTACGGGATGTATTGGCAACCCAAACCCTATCCCTATCTAAGCTCAAGGTTCGCAAAATTGAAGTCAATGGCTCCCTCAATGCCGGAGTCTATGCCAAGGATGTGATTTTACACATTATCCGTACCCTGGGCGTGAAAGGGGGCGTGGGCTATGCCTACGAGTATGCTGGGACTACCTTTGATGCCATGACCATGGAAGAGCGGATGACGGTCTGCAATATGTCCATTGAAGGTGGAGCGCGGTGCGGCTATATTAATCCCGACCAAACTACCTTTGCTTATCTCCAGGGACGGCCCTTTGCGCCCCAGGGCCAGGATTGGCAGGAGGCGATCGCTTGGTGGACATCCCTTCGCAGTGATACCGATGCTGTCTACGATGATGTGGTGACATTTAATGCCGCAGATATTCCCCCCACCGTCACCTGGGGAATTACGCCAGGGCAAGGCATTGCAGTCACGGACGTGATTCCTCCCCCAGAAACCCTACCATCCTCAGAACGGGCGATCGCCAGTGAAGCCTATGCCTACATGGATCTAACGCCGGGCCAACCCATTCAAGGCACCAAAATTGACGTCTGCTTTATTGGCAGTTGTACCAACGGTCGCATTAGCGATCTGCGGGAAGCGGCCAAAGTGGCCCAGGGACACCAGGTGAAATCCGGGGTGAAAGCCTTTGTGGTACCGGGTTCCGAACAGGTGAAGGTGCAGGCGGAGGCGGAAGGTCTCGATCAAATCTTCGTGGCCGCAGGTTTTGAATGGCGAGAACCGGGTTGCTCCATGTGTTTGGCAATGAATCCCGATAAACTAGAGGGCCGGCAAATGAGTGCATCCTCCTCAAATCGTAATTTCAAGGGCCGTCAAGGTTCCAGTTCCGGGCGTACTCTGCTTATGAGTCCGGCGATGGTGGCGGCGGCGGCTATTACGGGCCAGGTGACGGATATTCGCAGTTTCCTATAGATTGTTAATTTAGAATAGCCCAAGCTCAGCTTTCTAGAAACCACGTGCTTACAAGGGAAGAATCCAAACGTCAAAAATCTGTCCAGATAGATATGCCAGATCAAGTTGAATTTGGTCTAACAATCCCGTTGCAGACCGACCGAATTAAGCGAGTTGGCGAGTCCAAAAGTTATTAGCGGCGGGTGAACGGGGCGTTAACTCCCATAAAAATGCTTCTGGTGCATACGGAGATGAAGGATGGGGCTACTTTATGATGGCAGGTGCTGCTAGTGCGGCTGAATCAGACGACCAAGAGCGGTATGTGAACCTTGATCCTGCGACTCGGCAGGTGACTCTTCGATATCGAGTACGGTTTAAGACTGACTTGATCTAAGAGTTTTCGCTTGAGAGGCTCTGGGGGCAAGGACTCCATGAAAAAATATGCAGTATAACACTCCTTAAATTTAGCGATATAACTTTGATTAGTAAAGGCTTGTAGCCTTTCTAAGCTAAAGTGCATATCCGCTTGACTCTGTATACCATTCGCTTTCTACTACACCAAAAACCTTGCTTGTTAAGGGGGTTGGATAAAAATGAAGTTTTGTATATGCTCAATCTATAGCCGTCCGAAATTATTTATGAACGGATGTATCTTTGAAATCCTTGTAGGGCAATACTTCTATTCTCAATCGTGTTCATAATCTACGTGTGACGGCTATAGCAATTTTTGACACCTGTATATTCATGTGCTAAAGTGGGCTATGTCTTTATAAATAGAGAATTCTAGCTTTCTATTGCTAAATTAGCTAGGCTGCTTATCGCTCTCTAATCAATAGTTAGCCTGCTCAAAACCTCTTATCCTCTAGATGCGCCAAATCTCTGTAGTTGGGCTATGATCTGCCTAATATAGATATCTAACTGCAATCCGCGCGTATGGCAATTTCGCTAAACCGTTTCATAGAAAAGACTAATTTGCTGACACAAACGGAAATTGACAAAGTTAGATTGTTGGCGTTTTATCACCATGTTCATCAAGAAGATTTTGAATTCTCTGTAGATTTGATCTGTGGTTGGTTTGAGGATCTAGGATTACACAAACCAAATAAGTCTCGATTAAAGCAAAATCTGAGTAAGTCTCGGTGTTTTGTAAAGGGTAAAGAGCAAGAGTCTTTTCGGCTTCATGCTAGTGAATTGAAATCTCTCAAGGAGGAGCACTCATTTATAAGCGAAAAGAGTGAGGAAATTGAAGCCACAGATACAATTTTGCCAGATTCACTTTATGAAAACACTCGAGGATATATAGAGTCTCTGTCAAAACAGATTAATGCCTCGTATGAAAATAATATTTTTGATGGTTGTGCGGTTTTGATGCGAAGGCTACTAGAAATCTGCTTAATTCATTCTTATGAACATCAAGGTATAGATACTGAGATAAGAGATTCTAACGGCAACTATAAAATGCTTTCTGACATAGTTTCAAATGCGATCAATAATCCAAAACTATCGTTGTCTAGAAATACAAAATCCTGCTTAGAAAACTTCCGAGCGATCGGAAATTTTTCTGCTCATAAGATTTATTACAATGCGAGAAGATCAGATATTCAGAAAGTGATATTGGAATATAGGGCAGCTATAGAGGAGCTACTGTACAAAAATGGAATCAAGAAATGAAGAGATGGAAATGAGTAAGCCAGCAAGAGCAAGAATCAACTTCAAAACAGGTGAGGTTGAGTTAGAAGGCTCAGAACAGTTCGTGCAAGATCAACTTGCGAATATAGATGCTATTGTTGAGTACATGGCTCTTCTTTCAACGAACAACTCCGTAGATGACGAAAGTGAAAGTATTCTTGAGCAAGAGGAAATAGCAATCGTCGCAGAGGAGGAGGAGAAAAAACTTTCAAATATTGGAGAACAAGAACTTCAAACTACAGATACTTTTGGGGAATTTTTTCATCAATTTAGGAATGAAGTTAACGATTTAGAAAAAGCTTTAATAACAGCTTACTATGTTCAGAAGCAATCCCCACAAAATGACTTTAAAACTTCTGAGGTTAACAACTTTTTGAAAGAGCATGGAGTAAAATTGTCAAATCCGTCTAATTCTTTGAATAGATTGGCAACCAAAAGGCTTTTATTTCAAACGCGGAAAAATGGAAAGTTGAAATACATGAGAGTTTCTTCTGATGGGGTCAATCATCTTAAGTCATTGCGAAGGTGAAGCATTTCTATGCTTTTTTTGAGGTTTACGCCCCTTGCTTACTAAAAAATGGAGGATTAAAATGATTGTTACTCTAGATCTGCCAGCAGAATTAGAAGATGAACTGTCTCTTGAGGCATCCCAGTTAAAGCTACCTATGACAGAGTATATTTTGCGTGTCCTATCATTTCGCCCGTTTCTTCAAAACCCGCCAACAACAGGTGCAGAACTTGTTACCTACTGGGAAAGTAGCGGAGTCATCAATTCGCGTCCTGATATTACCGATAGTCAAGAATATGCTCGCAGGTTACGCCGTGAAGCTGAAACCCGTGAGTGAATCTAGGTGGCTACATGTATCTACTTGATACCGATATTTTTATTGATATTCAAAGGGGCTTTACACCTGCTTTAAGTTGGTTTGCCTCTCTTCAAGAACTGCCAAGTGTTCCTGGCTTCGTTGTTATGGAGTTGATTCAGGATGCGCAAAATAAGCAACAAGTTCGTAAAGCCTTGCAACTTGTCGCACCATTAACTGTAGTTTGGCCTACTGAGATTGACTGTGCGCGTGCTCTGTCTGATTTCACGGCTTACCATTTGTCACATAAAGTGGGATTAGTTGATTCTTTGATAGCTGCCTGTGCTGTAGGTCAGGGCTTTACCCTTTGCACCTTCAATACTAAGCATTATCGAGTCATTCCAGGACTAAAAATGGAGCAACCGTATAACCGCTAGGCACAGGCTAACAATGCGTTGGTGCGGACGGTGTGAAGGTTGTTGGTAAGAGTTCAAGGTTACCTGTCGCCGCACAACTTCACCGTGATCTAACCCATTTTTTGGCTTGGGACGTACTCAAAGGTTATTTTCTGGTATTTAAGGATGCTCACTCTTGCAGCCCTGGTATGACTGAGGTATAACCAAAGAATAGAACTTTAAGCTAAGACCGTTATGAAAACTGCAATTTCACTTCCAGATGCAGTCTTTGCACAGGCGGAAGCACTTGCTCAGCAGTTAGGGCTGTCGCGCAGTGAGCTTTACACGAAAGCGCTACAGGTATATCTAAAAAGGTACAATCGTGAGCAAATCTTGCTCAAATTGAACCAAGTTTACGCTACAGAGTCCTCTGAACTTGATCCAGTGATGGCTAAGATGCAGTTTATGTCTTTGCCCCACGAGGACTGGTAATGTATCGGGGAGGAATCTGGTGGGCAAACCTACCTGCTCCAGTCGGTTCAGAACCTGGATATCGCCGTCCCGTCTTAGTGATTCAGGATGATACTTTTACCCAGAGCCAGATTAGCACTGTTATCGTCGTCATTATCACTTCAAATATTCAGTTAGCGGAAGCACCAGGCAATGTACTATTACCGCGTGGGGTATCGGGATTGTCGAGAGATTCCGTCGTAAATGTCTCGCAAATTTTTACGATCGATAAGACGTTTTTGGTTGAGCGTATTGGTTCGCTACCAGACTACTTGCAGGAGGAGGTCGATGAGGGTTTACGAACAGTTTTATATCTTTAGCAAAGCCAGCTAACAAGTCGATGGAGCGGTGAATATCAGTTTCTTGTTGCGTTTCAGAATGATTCATCGCTGCTCATTTTAGTTGTTATACGGCTCAATTTTCTGGTAGGTCTTTGCCATCGATCGTGCTGTCAACTGCGTAACTTCACCATTAACCCTCAGTCTCGTCATTACAGCGACCGTAGTGATCTTCAAATCGGACAATATCATCCTCCCCCAGGTACGGCCCTGACTGAATTTCAATCATTTCCAGGGGAATTTTGCCTGGATTAGCAAGGCGATGAACGGCCCCCACCGGAATATAGGTGGACTCATTTTCCGTCAGGAGAAATTTTTCACCATTACAGGTGACTTCAGCGGTACCACTGACCACCACCCAATGCTCGGCGCGGTGGTGATGCTTTTGCAAGGAAAGACTGGCCCCCTGCTTCACCGTAATCCGTTTCACCTGAAAGCGGGAACCCACATCAATGGAATCGTACTTTCCCCAAGGACGATAGATAACCCGATGGCTCAGAGCTTCCTGGCGGGTTCGCTTCAACAATTCTTCCACTAATCGCTTCACATCCTGGGCACAATCTTGGCGGGCCACCAAAAGGGCATCGGCGGTTTCCACTACAATTAGGTCTTCCACCCCCAGCAGTGTCACCAGGCGATCGCTGGCATAGACAAAGCAGTTTTTGCTATTGACGGCTAAGACATCCCCTCGGTAGGCATTGCCTTGGTCATCTTTTTCGGCAACTTGCCACAGGCTAGACCAGGCCCCCACATCACTCCAACCACACTGAACCGGCACTACGGCTGCTTTTTCGGTATGCTCCATTACCGCATAATCAATCGAGTCTGCGGGACAGGTGGCAAAGGCGGTGGCATCCAGGCGAATGAATTCCAGATCATGGTGGGCCTGGGTCAGGGATTTTTCACAAGCCGCCAGGATAGCGGGTTGCCAACGCTGGACTTCGGCTAAAAAGGTACTGGCACGAAAGACAAACATGCCACTATTCCATAGGTAGGAACCAGAGGTCAGGTAGGCTTCCGCTGTGGGGCGATCGGGTTTTTCGACAAACTTATCCACCCGAAAGCTGCCGGAGGTATCAATGGCTGCCCCCTTGGCAATGTACCCATAGCCCGTATTGGGTTCCGTGGGTTGAATTCCAAACGTGACCAGCCAGCCCTGGGTAGCACTTTCGACTGCCGTGGCGATCGCCCCTTGGAAGGCCCGTTGATCCTGAATCAGATGATCCGCCGGTAACACTAACAAAACCGGATCCTGACCCACAATCTGGGTTAAATACAGGGCCGCCACAGTGATCGCTGGAGCCGTATTCCGCCCCATGGGTTCCAATAGGATCGCCTCAGGGGTGATATTAATCTCCTGGAGTTGCTCCGCCACCAAAAAGCGATGGGCTTCATTGGCAATGACGAGGGGATCACCTAATTGGGGAAGTCCTTCTAAACGCTGCCACGTTTGCTGCAAGAGACTATGGCCGCCATCGGTTAGGGCCATAAACTGTTTGGGATGACCTTGGCGGGAGCAGGGCCAGAGGCGACTACCGGAGCCACCGGACAGAAGAATAGGTAGGATATTCATGGAGAAATTATATCCGTGGAACCAGTCAGAATGCATGGAACCCTAGGCAACCAAGGTGACATCCCCTTCGTCTAGGTCGTAGCGGCCGCCGACAATTTTTAGTTTGCCATTGGCCTCTAGATCCGCCAGGATAGGGGATTGCTGCTTCATCTGATCAATTTGATAGCAAACATTACTCACCACTGCCGTTTCAATGAATTGGGCCGATTGATCATGTTTACTTCCGAGGGCAGGTTTAATGGAATTGACAAAGGCATTGATATTCCCTGGTAGGGGTTTATCCTGCACCGCCGCCGTCACCGCCCCACACCGCTCATGACCTAAAACCATCACCAAGCTCGTGCCCAGTAGGGCCGCGGCATACTCAATACTCCCCAAGACCTCCGGGGTGATCACATTACCGGCAACGCGAATATCAAAGAGATCCCCAACTCCGACATCAAAGAGGAGTTCTACGGGAACCCGGGAGTCGGCACAACTTAAGACCGTGGCAAAGGGATGCTGGCCCTGGGCAACATCATGGAGTCGCTTGGCAGACTGGTGGGGATATTTGGGAGTATGGTGCATAAATCGCTCATTTCCGGCCATGAGTCGATTCAAGGCTTCATCGGGAGAGAGTGACCTATCCTCATCCATATCCATATCTGCCGTGTCAGCCCAAGCAGGACGAGTATTCCAGGGCATCGCCGCGATCGCTCCCATCAAACCAGTAAATTTGAGGAAATCGCGCCGGCCCACAGAGCCATATAATCTACCCATGATCCACGTTCTCCTTCATAACTTTTAGTAATTTCTTTAACTATTTTTGTTCATTAACTATTTTGCGCTTTTGAACCTGTGAACTATTTTTAGAGGGTTGTTTCAGCCCCTGAATGGTTGCTCACCCCTGAAAACTTAGAGGGATGAAATACAGCGGACTGAGCGGATCTCCGTTACCTCTGAAATCCAACAGGAGCCACCAAACTTATTGAGAATGGGGCGAATGGCCTCTGCTAAAGCTTTGAGTTTCTCCGGTGGACAAAAGGCAATGACGTAGGCATTATCCAGCATGGTGACTGCCGAGTCGTCAAAGACAGTTCCCTTAATGCCTTTGCTTTCCACGTTATGAATAATCGTATAACTGGATGCACCGGCTTCCTTGAGGGCCTCAACGATTTTGGCAAGCTCCACCGAGTCAGAGACAATTTCAATGCGTTTGACTGGATGCATAGATATTAGCTCCAAAGTAAATTAATACCGTATTGGTATAGGGGAATTCCGACAATAATATTGAAGGGAAAGGTGACGGCAAGGGCTGTGGAAATATACAGGCTAGGGTTGGCTTCTGGAACCGTTAACCGCATGGCCGCAGGTACGGCAATATAGGAGGCACTGGCACAGAGCACAGAAAATAGCAGGGCATCTCCCGCCGGTAAATTAATAAAGCGGGCGATTACAAGCCCAAGGCCGGCATTAAAGATCGGGATAATAATGGAAAAGGCAATCAAAAAGCCCCCGGTTTTTTCTAAATCTTTAATACGTTTAGCTGCCACCAAACCCATATCTAGTAAAAAGAAGGTGAGGACACCGTAAAACATATCCTGGGTAAAGGGAGAGAGAA
Coding sequences within it:
- the leuC gene encoding 3-isopropylmalate dehydratase large subunit, yielding MSQGTLFDKVWQQHTVATLPSGQTQLFIGLHLIHEVTSPQAFAMIRERGLKVLYPDRTVATVDHIVPTIDQSRPLADSLAEEMLQVLEKNCQEYHIRFFGIGSGHQGIVHVIAPEQGLTQPGMTIACGDSHTSTHGAFGAIAFGIGTSQVRDVLATQTLSLSKLKVRKIEVNGSLNAGVYAKDVILHIIRTLGVKGGVGYAYEYAGTTFDAMTMEERMTVCNMSIEGGARCGYINPDQTTFAYLQGRPFAPQGQDWQEAIAWWTSLRSDTDAVYDDVVTFNAADIPPTVTWGITPGQGIAVTDVIPPPETLPSSERAIASEAYAYMDLTPGQPIQGTKIDVCFIGSCTNGRISDLREAAKVAQGHQVKSGVKAFVVPGSEQVKVQAEAEGLDQIFVAAGFEWREPGCSMCLAMNPDKLEGRQMSASSSNRNFKGRQGSSSGRTLLMSPAMVAAAAITGQVTDIRSFL
- a CDS encoding PIN domain-containing protein, which encodes MYLLDTDIFIDIQRGFTPALSWFASLQELPSVPGFVVMELIQDAQNKQQVRKALQLVAPLTVVWPTEIDCARALSDFTAYHLSHKVGLVDSLIAACAVGQGFTLCTFNTKHYRVIPGLKMEQPYNR
- a CDS encoding type II toxin-antitoxin system PemK/MazF family toxin, giving the protein MYRGGIWWANLPAPVGSEPGYRRPVLVIQDDTFTQSQISTVIVVIITSNIQLAEAPGNVLLPRGVSGLSRDSVVNVSQIFTIDKTFLVERIGSLPDYLQEEVDEGLRTVLYL
- a CDS encoding mannose-1-phosphate guanylyltransferase/mannose-6-phosphate isomerase — translated: MNILPILLSGGSGSRLWPCSRQGHPKQFMALTDGGHSLLQQTWQRLEGLPQLGDPLVIANEAHRFLVAEQLQEINITPEAILLEPMGRNTAPAITVAALYLTQIVGQDPVLLVLPADHLIQDQRAFQGAIATAVESATQGWLVTFGIQPTEPNTGYGYIAKGAAIDTSGSFRVDKFVEKPDRPTAEAYLTSGSYLWNSGMFVFRASTFLAEVQRWQPAILAACEKSLTQAHHDLEFIRLDATAFATCPADSIDYAVMEHTEKAAVVPVQCGWSDVGAWSSLWQVAEKDDQGNAYRGDVLAVNSKNCFVYASDRLVTLLGVEDLIVVETADALLVARQDCAQDVKRLVEELLKRTRQEALSHRVIYRPWGKYDSIDVGSRFQVKRITVKQGASLSLQKHHHRAEHWVVVSGTAEVTCNGEKFLLTENESTYIPVGAVHRLANPGKIPLEMIEIQSGPYLGEDDIVRFEDHYGRCNDETEG
- a CDS encoding carbonic anhydrase, whose amino-acid sequence is MGRLYGSVGRRDFLKFTGLMGAIAAMPWNTRPAWADTADMDMDEDRSLSPDEALNRLMAGNERFMHHTPKYPHQSAKRLHDVAQGQHPFATVLSCADSRVPVELLFDVGVGDLFDIRVAGNVITPEVLGSIEYAAALLGTSLVMVLGHERCGAVTAAVQDKPLPGNINAFVNSIKPALGSKHDQSAQFIETAVVSNVCYQIDQMKQQSPILADLEANGKLKIVGGRYDLDEGDVTLVA
- a CDS encoding P-II family nitrogen regulator yields the protein MHPVKRIEIVSDSVELAKIVEALKEAGASSYTIIHNVESKGIKGTVFDDSAVTMLDNAYVIAFCPPEKLKALAEAIRPILNKFGGSCWISEVTEIRSVRCISSL